The sequence below is a genomic window from Acetivibrio clariflavus DSM 19732.
TGCTTTGCCTTCCCTTATCGGCATTGCAAAACCGCCACAAACAACATCGCCCAAAACATCATAAAAAACATAATCCAGATCTTCTGTATACGCACCTAATGTCTCCAACATATTTATGGAAGTAATAATCCCTCTTCCGGCACATCCAACCCCAGGTTCAGGCCCACCGGATTCTACGCATATTATCCCAAATGCTCCTCTCCTTGATATGGTCTCAAGACCCACTTCCTCTCCTTCTTCTCTTATGGTGTCCAAAACACTTCTTTGGGCAAGACCGCCTAATATAAGTCTTGTTGAGTCTGCTTTCGGATCGCAGCCAACTATCATTACCTTTTTACCTTTTTCACCTAATCCTGCTGTTAAATTTTGTGTTGTAGTAGATTTTCCAATTCCACCTTTTCCATAAATAGCTATCTGTCTCATTTTGCATTACCTCGATTCCTTTCTGAATTTATTAAAATAAATGGAGACAAAACTTTCATCATGCAATGAAAAATTTTGTCTCCATTTACTGGTCAACATTGTTTTATTAAATTCATTCAAAAGTTACTTTAAACTCGTCATTTAAATAAATTATAGGTTTTGAGCCATAAAAATTGCACAGTTTATATTTTGAAATGGGTTTAATCAATTAAAGTGGTGAAAATTATTAAAAAGGTAAAATCAGTTTGCTCAAATGGTAAATCGGAGAAATTGAATCACAATACAAGCCTTTAGCTTTCAATGCAAATAATAGTAGAAAATATATTCCTTTAAATAACTTATTATGATAATTATACCATTAATTACTAGAATGTCAATAGGAATTGTATGATATTTAATCACAATATTTTTCAAATTCATGAGTTATTATATCTGAAGGCTTGAATTTACCTTCCGGGATAACTTTATTTTCTTCAAGTTGCTTGAGCCATGGTTCAATTTCACTTTCAATAATTTTGCCATCCTCAGCATAATAATGATTTCCTGTAACCGGCACTCCGATAGCTTTTGAGGTCCATTGGGCAGTCTCTTCAGGATGCTCATTGCACCATTTTTGCCCCTTTTTGATTGCCCTTATAAAGCGTACTACAGCATCGGGATTTTTTTCTATAAAGCTTCGGGTGAAGTAATAATAAGTCACACCTGCCGCAGAACCCAACCCCGTATCTCCTGAGTCAGCTATCTTTCGCATTCCTGCATCATCCATTCCTTTATAAAAGGGAGGATGTACTGCACCAACATCTGTCAAACCTTGTTTTAGAGCCTGTATAGCTTGTATATCAGGCATTGTAACCCATTCTATCTTATCTTTGGGTATACCATATTTGTCAAACAAGGCATTTGTGAGAAAGTCTGTGCAAGTATTTGTCGTTATTATTGAAAACTTTAGCTTACCGGGGATTTTTTCCAAATCCTTAATAGTATGTACATCAGGATACTTTTTAGGGTTTACATACCACCACATATGTAAGAACTTTTCATCCACTTCCGGGCCCGGATCTATTATTCCTCTTACGACTCCTACCAGGTCAGCTCCTCCATTGTTTGCCACCAATAATGTATTAGGATGTGCAGAAGCCACATCGTTATCTCCATTTATTATTGAAGGTATTTGCTGATTTGCCTGGATTTCCCCGGTAAAAACAAGCTTTATGCCCTCTTCTTTAAAATAGCCCAACATGTCAGTTATAAGCCAGGGTGCCAACGAACAGTCCTTTCTGGTCCAAGTCCTTATCTCAATTAAGTTTTCATCTTCTTCACTGCTTGAGTTAACCTTTATTCCTATGCCGGGCATCATCTGTGATGGTGTTAAAACTTGAGTCCTCCCCTTATGCGCACCAATGGAAGTTCCTACTACTATCAAAAGTGATATAAATCCCAAAACAATCGGTTTAGCCTTCCTTCGTTTTTCTCCCATTTCAAATTCCCCTTTCGAAACAAACTAGAAAAACTTTATAATAAAGTTCATAAGTATCACACTCATTTTTCTGTAATAATCCATTAAAAGCTTCAGGATATTAAACCTATCGCTTTTTTTTATTTTTCTTTTTTCATTTCGTTGGAAAAAGATATAAAAAAGAGGCTCCATCAATGTAACATTGACAGTCGCCTCTAGAATACTAGTCGGACCTTTTATTCTGATAAGTTTCTTCTAACTGATATTATTATCCCATTAACTTAATTTTACGGTTATATTTTACAAAATTAACCCTACCTTATCAATAGGATTAGTATGCTTTTTATTAAAATTTTTTCTAACTTCATCTGCCGTTCAATTCCGGAATCAGCGGTTCGTATATTTTCTTCATAAATTCTTTATCCGATATATCTGACCTAAGGATGTTCTGACTTCTTTGCTGACTTACGTATATATATACATTATCTTTTGCATATTTTACTCCCGGCATCCACATAAAATATTCAGCTTTATTTAAGATTGAGTCAAAGTCACCCTTAAAATATCCTTTTTCAATCAAAGTCCTGTAAGCTTCATGTTGATTCTCATCCACCCACACTGCAGCCTTCAGCCAGGCTATTGAAGTCTTAAAGGCAATTTTGCGATTGTTTTTTATAAATTTATCATCAAGACCTATAAAGCTTTCATAAAAATGTTTATAGGATTTGCCATTGTTTTCTTTGTTTGAGCTGCTGTACAATATCTTTTCTCCGGAATTTAAAGCTCTTTTTGAAGGATCGGGATGTTCCAGTATACTTATAGCATCAATCTCATTCCTTTGCAAAAGCTTCTTCAGATTTTCTTCATCCTCGACTATCCATTTTACACTCTGATCTATTTTTTCAGCTTTCAGTAAATCCGAGGTTACCACCATTGAGCCATTTCCAGGCTTTGTCACTCCAATTGATTTGTCTTTCAAATCTCTCAACGTGTCTATACCGGAGCTCTCCTTCGTGATAATTTGTGTGCATCCCCCATGCAACCCTGCCACAATCTTTATCTCTGCGCCACTGTCAACCGCTGCAAACACTCTGTAATCAACAGTTGCCCCTTGAATCTCCCCATTCTTAATTCCTGCTACTATTCCATCAAAGTCATGCTTTACAAGCTCTATATCAACACCTTCCTTTTTAAAAAAATCCATCTCATAGGCTGTTAAAAGAGGTGCTTCTTCAATATTCCCCTGATATGCGATTTTCACAACAGTATTATTCGGGTCATCGGTACATCCGCCAATTAAAATCAAGGCAATTATAAGTATCAAAAAAACTAACTTTCTATTGTAAATAATCAAATCTATCACCTCAAATTTCACTATTTGAGTAGTGGACTTTTACTCTCCCTGTGAACTTTTTTTCCAATGCCTGCATAACCCCATCAATTAAAACTCCAAGCAAGGCAATCACCAAAGCACCGCCATAAATATTTAATATCTGATAATTCTCCTCGCTGTTTTTTATAAGCCATCCCAGCCCTGAACTGGCGCCCATCATCTCGGCTGCTACAAGCATGAATACAGAATATCCCGCACTTATTCGAATCCCGGTAAAAATAGATGTAAGAGAGGCAGGAAAAACAACTTTTAAGAATATGGCAATCTTACCCAATCCAAAGCTTCTTGCTGCCTTTAAAAGAGTTTCATT
It includes:
- the nifH gene encoding nitrogenase iron protein — encoded protein: MRQIAIYGKGGIGKSTTTQNLTAGLGEKGKKVMIVGCDPKADSTRLILGGLAQRSVLDTIREEGEEVGLETISRRGAFGIICVESGGPEPGVGCAGRGIITSINMLETLGAYTEDLDYVFYDVLGDVVCGGFAMPIREGKAQEIYIVASGEMMALYAANNICKGIQKYATSGGTRLGGIICNSRKVDGEKELLEAFAKELGSQLIYFVPRDNVVQRAEINKKTVIEFDPSHPQADVYRGLATAVDENDMFVIPKPMKQERLEEILMEYGILDA
- a CDS encoding ABC transporter substrate-binding protein; amino-acid sequence: MGEKRRKAKPIVLGFISLLIVVGTSIGAHKGRTQVLTPSQMMPGIGIKVNSSSEEDENLIEIRTWTRKDCSLAPWLITDMLGYFKEEGIKLVFTGEIQANQQIPSIINGDNDVASAHPNTLLVANNGGADLVGVVRGIIDPGPEVDEKFLHMWWYVNPKKYPDVHTIKDLEKIPGKLKFSIITTNTCTDFLTNALFDKYGIPKDKIEWVTMPDIQAIQALKQGLTDVGAVHPPFYKGMDDAGMRKIADSGDTGLGSAAGVTYYYFTRSFIEKNPDAVVRFIRAIKKGQKWCNEHPEETAQWTSKAIGVPVTGNHYYAEDGKIIESEIEPWLKQLEENKVIPEGKFKPSDIITHEFEKYCD
- a CDS encoding ABC transporter substrate-binding protein, which produces MIIYNRKLVFLILIIALILIGGCTDDPNNTVVKIAYQGNIEEAPLLTAYEMDFFKKEGVDIELVKHDFDGIVAGIKNGEIQGATVDYRVFAAVDSGAEIKIVAGLHGGCTQIITKESSGIDTLRDLKDKSIGVTKPGNGSMVVTSDLLKAEKIDQSVKWIVEDEENLKKLLQRNEIDAISILEHPDPSKRALNSGEKILYSSSNKENNGKSYKHFYESFIGLDDKFIKNNRKIAFKTSIAWLKAAVWVDENQHEAYRTLIEKGYFKGDFDSILNKAEYFMWMPGVKYAKDNVYIYVSQQRSQNILRSDISDKEFMKKIYEPLIPELNGR